In the Channa argus isolate prfri chromosome 6, Channa argus male v1.0, whole genome shotgun sequence genome, tgttgaaagaataaaaaagctgataacacaatgaaaactttcttttataatttcactttttcctaatttttttcataacagagggaaaataaaaaataacacagaaGAATAGAAGCTTCATGgcataaacaattaaaaagaattCAGTTGAGAGTGCCATTAATCACCAAAACTAAGGTAATTTGTTCAGTGACTGTTAGCTGGATGGTAATAAAATTGCAGATCTTTGCAGTTATTATAAATCACTGTCACTGAGTCACCAGGGTGTGTGGGTTGTGGGGCTAAGTCAGCAGGTAATATTGTCCCATTGATATAAGGCTTATGATTCTCTACAGTAAGTCAGAAATAGAAACCTCTCGTCCGTGCACTGCTGGCTACTTGGTGTCATCTCAGACACACCAGAGAAGGTTTTATAACTCTTCgaagacagaaagaaattgCTTAAACAGTGGTGAGGCCCATGAGATGTGCTTGGCTAAACGTGGTGTGGTCTGGCTGAGCACATTAGACTCTAAACATggtataaaaacagaaaacacttcaTCACATCTACATTATTTACTTGTAGCTGTCCCTCAACCACACTGCATTATGTATTGTTACATCAGTGCTGTAAACTTAGACCTACACTAACTCTGTCacaaaaatgcttttgcttTTAGTGTCATTAGAGGTCCACAGGGTCTACCACTGCACACAGGCTTTAATGAGAGGACTAAACACTACCTAGTAGGCAGGAAAGCAAGTACCtgcaaacaataaacacatataGACATAAAGGGGCTGGTACACCGTCTGCTACAATTTTAGTGGTTATCCTGGTGCCTCAGATGAAAGGATGTGGTAAATATACACATTTGAATTGCGTGGGTGGCTCTGGGgtcaacacacacagattgcCACACAGCTATCAAATGTACAAATGCAAGCTTGTTTTAAGCAACTCAAATGGATATCACTTTATTCTCGCATCAGAAAATCAATCAGTAAATTCAATCAGTAATTATTTCACGCAAACTATTTTTGAGCTTTTACGTGTCTTAAAAAGATGGTTGACTAAATAGAAACTACGGTAACGGTAACATTAAATGTCATCCAGCTGAAACCAGACACTCATTCACCCAGCAGTCTGTCCTCACAGCCTCATTGAGTTTTATAATTGCTAACTATATCACAGGTCACTTTAGTAAGAAAGGCTTATGAGCAAGAGATAAGTGTCATACGCCCGTAGTGTTGTTTGTTTATAGCCTAGCAATGGATTTTTACTTGTGGCGATTGTATTGAGGCTGCGAATATCATAAAAGTggcatttttatgtaaatattataatgataatcaaaatgtatctttttttgtttttctgcaataATCAAGCTGCCAGTAAAAACTGTACGACACATCTGGCTTACCTGCCAGGATGGAGTACTTATGGCCTACAGTACTTTATTTTTGAGCATAAATGCAAGACTTTGAAATGCTGAAAGGGCAGCAGCATCTACATCTCCACCTGTACCACCCCCTCCCGAGGTGGCTGTGGTAGATCTTTGTATTGCTGCATGATATATTTTTCTGCTACATAATACCCACATAGCTCAGTGCCTGTCAGCCAGATTAAAACTTACAAGTTAACTGCAACTATTctaacagagagacacacagtagAACACACCAACTAACacatgaaaaacataatttagcTTTCAGCATGTGAGCTAAATaatcaaacatgtaaaaatcaaacaatcaaacaaacctGATCTCATTTGgagtctcctcctcctcatacttctttttctcttttttccggAAGACAAGCCAGATGATTAATATGACAATGAGGACACCAAGAGATATTCCCACCACTGCACCCGCTACCATTCCAACATCCCTCACATCTGTGAAGGGGAAGGAGAAAGTGATAGGAGATTGAGTCACTTAAAGTCAGTTTTCATTTATAATCTTGAGATCACACATTCTTATGGTGGAGCCtatgttttttataatgtatatatttattaactTTATACATGGGATGGATCACTTTGATGgatgaaaaaatgtattcatttgttAATTCTATTTTGCAATTACATCAATTGTCCTCTGTTTGTCCCACTTTGTCAACACTTAAAGTATCACCAGAGCAATTGAACTTTTCTGCTGAGCTACGAGATGTGTCATTTTCTTGACATGACCCCAGCTGCCCTGGACCTCTCAAGAAACGTATTAGACTGACAGTGAAACATAACTTTTGGAGCTGAGGTTTTGACCATTAGCCACCAGTTCAGGTTTAGTGCAGTCCCTAGTGTTGGAACACTCAGGGCAAATGGACAGGGTGGGGGTATGGAGCAGATAAAATGCATTTCCAGAAACAGTTTGAAACAACAACCATCAATCTGTGTGACAGTTTAGTTTGAGGTGTAAGCTGTGAGACTGACTCCCCCCATCCACAACCCCTTTTTTGCCCAAAACTCACGTTGCATTGTGACCTCAACAGTGCAGTTTTCCTCTCCCACGTCGTTGCTTGCTGTGCACCTGTAGACACCTGTGCTGTCCATAGTGAGATTCCTCAGGGTCACAATCTCTGGGTTCTTGAGATCTGgtgattaaaaacagtttaactgCAGAAAcaattcaatttcttttttattcagtatGTCATGGATtaagaggagggagggagcgaGACAGACAGCCAGggaataaaagagagagagagacagaggcattGATAGTTGCTTACACTCACCAAGTCTCCATAACAATGAGGGAGACTTGAAGACTGTACCAGAAGTGTCTCTGAGAGAGTGATGAAGCACTACAGCCCCATGGGATATTTAGTCATCCCCACCAATGACAACCATGTAATATTACCGTTCACCAGACCCACAAATAATGGTTGCTGACGCTGTGTGTGATCGTCCAATGAAAACTAATTAGACTGAACAGGTGTTGTTTGGTGGAGGCCATTAATTTGAACGTTTTTGTCTGGGCACACGCCATCACGGATGCCAGTTGAACACCGTAGGGAAAAGAGGCTGGCATCCAGGTTTGTTTGAGCTGCTTTAGAGAATGCACAGTGGAAAGAATTGCCCTACCACTTTTTTGCTATACACCGTCTCTATTACTATTTAGAAGAGATATGCTTGGCTTTGATGCAAAAAGAATGCCAAAATCCACAGCATGTGAATGAAGTATGCCTCAGGGCTACTACAGagccaatgttttattttggtagAGGATCCAGTGGGAGCTGCCAGTCCAGTTCTGCGTATTACATTTGATTTTCTCTGCTTTACACACAATCCAAGAAAACACCTATTTCGCACTAACTTCATGTGTGCAGGTACAATTCACTTGAGCCAGGTTGACATTTCAATGTCACAGACATCTTCATCTGTAACAGCATCAGAGCCTCTTGTTTATATATCTCATCCCAACAGAGTAGGCATAGAAATCACACTGCTGTGGTCTGCTTGCTTTGCTGATTTTCTCAGAATGTGGTTCCGGGCTTATTGCTAACATGTGGGGTGTGGCAGTAGTTTAGgaataataaacacatgcattAATGAATTGAATGAACATGAATTAATTATGCCAATCTAAGACCACTAAAGTGCCCTTAAACAAAGCTTTGTAACTGAGGCAGTTCAAAAACCCGTGGGAGAATGTAGAGGTTCTGGGTGGATGTGGCTGTCATGCTTGCAGGCTTGCATAGAGGATAGAGACTCAGCAAAACCTTTCCTTGGATGAATGCAGCCTATAAAAATCCCTAATATGAGAATGAATCTTTCTAACATTTCTCTGCAGTGGGCTGGATGTTGAATCAGCATGTCACTGTAGTGCCAGTTACTTTTCTTACCTATCAGTGCCAGGTTTGGCAACTTGCCCAGACTCTTGCCTTTGTCCAGTACTCTCTCCCACTTGTAGCTGATGGGGTCTGAACCATCACTGGACTTACAGCTCAGCTTGACATCACTGCCCTCCAGCAGTTTGCCATCCATCCAGCACCTCGGCTTCGAAGGCTTGACTGTGGGAAAACATGGGAATCAGAAATTGTTTCATGATAATTGCACCCTTTGAGTGTTGATAATAAGACAATATAGTGTTATTATTCTCATTTGGTTGCtggtatttttacagtttttagttttgcattAGATTCCAAGACTGTATAGATGGTGCCTTTACTGTAAATGATTGTATCAACAAAGTAGAGCCATGCAAACAGACTAAAATaagtaaacatactgtatgtaaaaattGTTGTGTGCAAAAGATTAACCATGgtaaaaaatcacaaaaaaatattctttgccCTAAAATTTAATCATCTGTGACATGCTATGTTAATATCAACACATTTCCTAATATTGTTAACTCTTATTGCTATTACTAATGTTTCGCAAAATCAAATGTCCATTCATTTTCGAGAGATAGGTCAATGATTAAATCATCCTTGAATTTGAGTTTCCAACTGAATTTCTTTTCAGAAGCAGTCCATTAGCAGCTCATATTGaaatattgaatttaaatgaaGTGCAAAGGCACAAAAGTGAGATAATAGAAACAAGTGGCTTGCTAAGTTGCATAAAGCTCTAATGTTTTACATACATTAtgaagtttatttaaatgtataaagaaccaaaacaaagaaaagaaacaaataaaattacttacaaaaaaaaacaaaaaacatacatattacTTCATTCCCTTTAGGAAGGGATCAAAGGTTCAAACATTTTACTCGTAGTCCATTAGCTGCAGGCAAAAAACAGCATAGCCTGTACAGCTCTGTGTGCTCTGTTTGGATACATGCTGAATGGCACAGCAAAGTTACAAAAATAGCACACTGTTTTCTCCCTGCCGAGTGAGATATTTTTGGATCATTGCTGCACTAAATTTAAACatcaattttgtatttttgttatgcTGTCACATTTTTGCAGCCAACTTCTATGTTtagatgtttctgtgtgtcagcaAAGATGTAGTACAAGTAACTAAGATTCAGTGAGTTAGTAGTAGCCAGTACATAAAGCTAGATAGCTTATGTGCATCTATTTGTTCGCTGGTCTAATCCTTCTTTTCTCCATCCCCTGTTCGCAGAAGCACAACATATCCTGCTCACACACTCAGTAAGGAATATAATGAGAGGAGCTGAGCCGAGAGCACTGACGCTTCGTCTGCGCAGCTCTGTTAGGGTCAGTTAGGCCCTAACTGTAGCAGGAGCAGTTGCAGAGCATAacttctgacacacacaaatagaaacacatccatgcaacacacacacacacacacacacactcacacacaaacacacacaacagtgcAGACATCCAGGCTCAAACCTGCAAGCTTGCACATAAACACGTACCACTGGAGGCATGCATTAACTCTGgcgcacacacaaatatatacacCCTCTCATGCCAAGGCAGCTACCATCTTGGCTGCCAAGCTATTATCttagaaaaatgcaaatgttcgTCTCTCAAAATTGAAAGTGTCACTGCAAAGCTCAGGGCAATTTGTAAAAATCAAGGCCCTAACTCACTGGAATGTCTTTATggaagagagaggaaagtgagagtgagaggattAACAGACTGTTCCATTAGAAAACCAATAACCACAGGCTGAACTAATCTCCCATGATGTTTTAATAAATCGCCTGCTTTTCTGACATTGAGAATGATCTTGCTCCTCCTGCTGGACTTTGTCAATGGCTTTTATGGAGCACTAGCTTTTGCTGTCTGTCCTTCAAATTTGTTTAGCTAGGAGACATATATTACCACTTACTTGGTGTTAAGCTCGCTTCTAGCCATCTATATGCTGGgcaaatgaggaaaataataagaATGAATAAGAGGGGAATAAAATGTGCAACAATAACTTTGGTGGTTTATAAAGGCAAAACTGAATTTTCTGAAGTTACCTAAGCTAAGACGCGAGTTATACAAATATTATTCTGCAACCAATCTAATCTGCAGTTAGATTGATGGCTGTTGACTTTCATATCATTTTCAACTACTAACTTTGATGTCACAATGACACATTGAGCAGGGTCTGTTGTTTGTGAGGACagaaatatattcaaatttaaCTTGATGCTTCTCAATGTTCAGGCCTTAACTTAATCATCAGTTCTGTGCTGTTCTAGACCCAGTCGCATGTTTCTGGTCTCACCTCATCAACAAACCAATCCAAACGAACCCAAACAGCATGAGCAAAATCAAATCACACTGTCTGAATCAAATTGAATCATTAGATCAGTCAGCATGACGGAGGAAATGTGCCAGGCTAATGATCCACTGattagctctgtgtgtgtgagagagtgaactttgtgtgtgtatgtccatTTTCCTTGTACAAATGGATTGGGGTCTCTTCATACCCTGATGGCATGTGTGCAGGAGTACATCTGTGGATGTCAGAAATCTGAGTATGCGTATGCgtttttgtattaaaatctGTCTGAGAATACTCACCCAGCACAATGAGGTTGACCTGGCTCCAGTGATACTTCCCTCCAGTCTTGACTTTACAGTAGTACTCCCCAGAGTCAGTCAGCAGCAGGTCACTGATCAGCAGGGAGGCGTCTCCACTCAGGTACTCCCCAGCAAAGGACAGACGGCTGGCCTCAGCGCCCGTCGCCTCATTGGTGTACACCTGGCCTCCAAAGAAGGTAATGAtctgaaaaaagaagagaatgtTTTTAGACGTGTATTATATTTTGTGCTGTTTACCTGCGTTTGAGAACATGGGAAGGAGGTGTTTAGCAGGACGGTTAATAGACATCTGACTAAGGTACCAATTCACGGACCAATTCACATCACCAATATCCCACGGCCACTTCACTTGCCTTACTCTTATTTTTAGAGGGATTTCCTCTCAGACCTGGTACTGCAAACTAATGCTATTTGCTGATGTTGTAACTGTTTATCTTATTAGACCAGCCAGTCCACCAAATAAAGCTTTCCTTTGACTTACCACAATTATCTAACTTCATTTCTATTTCCCAACAGCAATACCCTTGGTATATTTGACTGGTAGCCTgctattaacatttaaaattacacagCTGTTATGATGGGGTATGCACAGCTCAATCCTTCACTGGGTGCATAGTCTGAATACCATTTACTCATGGGTAACATTGTTAACAATCACTTTTTAATTAAcacttaaataatattttacaaatgaatcCATTTGCTTGAATGCCAGTACCCTGCCAGTGTTCATTTAGCTGATTGTCTGTGAGTGCCTTTATCTCCTTATGCTCTTTCTACAAGCAGAGCTGTCAAACTGaccaaataaaaatctattctGGGGATGAGATAAAAGATTAAAGTACCCAAAGTGGCAATGATAAGAAGTTATTGCACTGGCTAGAAAACTAAACAATAgatacacaaaatgttttatatgccagacaataaaaaatatattatatcactttacacattttacatctgCCAAGAGGGATGTTTTTATTACTCAGATATTAATCAGTGACGCGGTACTGGTACATAACTGGCAATTAACTGCAAAATTTACTAGATTCAAATATAGATACACGAAACATGCAAAAACGGTTAAATAAATCATCATGTTAAAagcaataaatcaatcaattaatcaatcagCAACATGATTAATACaacaaacacacctgatgcagAACCAAGTAACATGTAAAATTCTTACATCAGGTAGTCTTTTTAAATGGTGTGTTACTGTCAGGGTAAAACAAGTCTCTTAATATGGAGT is a window encoding:
- the clmpb gene encoding CXADR-like membrane protein gives rise to the protein MGFPAVMSAIFRSLFLVLFSLLSVGAQTEMKKVVGDNATLPCHHQFPSSSSLDIEWLLQKPNSKQKVIITFFGGQVYTNEATGAEASRLSFAGEYLSGDASLLISDLLLTDSGEYYCKVKTGGKYHWSQVNLIVLVKPSKPRCWMDGKLLEGSDVKLSCKSSDGSDPISYKWERVLDKGKSLGKLPNLALIDLKNPEIVTLRNLTMDSTGVYRCTASNDVGEENCTVEVTMQHVRDVGMVAGAVVGISLGVLIVILIIWLVFRKKEKKKYEEEETPNEIREDAEAPKAKLVKPNSLSSSRSGSSRSGASSTQSMVHNSAQRGHRPRPPAVAALKENGQPPGFPQSPPAYSTVVPPKTPEPPATPKFNSRNMSGPTPPTLMVPAQTKAFQTV